The Chitinophagales bacterium genome has a window encoding:
- a CDS encoding phosphoribosylformylglycinamidine cyclo-ligase, with protein sequence MADNNRYNQRGVSAQKEDVHRAVSKLDKGLFPNAFCKVYPDYWGGDDAYCNLMHADGAGTKSILAYMYWKETGDISVWKGIAIDAIVMNTDDLLCVGATGPFTYSSTIGRNKNLVPGDVISEIINGTQSYFDTLREYGIDIKFLGGETADVGDVVRTVIVDGTMACRMRRDKLVTTEKMKPGDVIVSLASYGQATYETEYNSGMGSNGLTSARHEMLSKQYAVKYPESVDPNLPEEVVYNGKYSLTDPTETGLDIGKMILSPTRTYAPVVLQVLEKHFDAIHGIIHCSGGGQSKCLHYLPQPLRVVKNNLLPTPPLFRMIQESAGTDWREMYQVFNMGQRLELFTDKDTAESIIEIARSFGIDACISGYVEAAEKKEVVIESPHGTFSYE encoded by the coding sequence ATGGCTGACAATAATCGTTATAACCAGCGTGGCGTTTCCGCTCAGAAAGAAGACGTACACCGCGCTGTATCGAAACTGGACAAGGGATTGTTCCCCAATGCATTCTGTAAGGTATATCCCGACTATTGGGGCGGTGATGACGCATACTGCAACCTGATGCATGCAGATGGTGCGGGAACCAAATCCATACTCGCATATATGTACTGGAAAGAAACCGGGGACATAAGCGTGTGGAAAGGTATAGCCATAGATGCTATCGTGATGAACACAGACGACCTGCTGTGCGTAGGCGCTACAGGGCCATTCACTTATTCGTCAACCATAGGCCGAAACAAGAACCTGGTACCCGGCGATGTCATCTCCGAAATAATAAACGGCACACAGTCATATTTCGACACGTTAAGGGAATATGGAATTGACATAAAATTCCTGGGAGGAGAAACAGCCGACGTAGGGGATGTGGTAAGGACAGTTATTGTTGATGGTACAATGGCCTGCCGTATGAGGCGCGACAAGCTGGTAACTACCGAAAAAATGAAGCCCGGAGATGTTATCGTTTCCCTGGCAAGTTATGGTCAGGCAACTTACGAAACTGAATATAACAGTGGTATGGGCAGCAACGGCCTTACCAGTGCCCGTCACGAAATGCTCAGCAAACAATATGCTGTTAAATATCCCGAAAGTGTAGACCCGAACCTGCCCGAAGAGGTGGTGTACAACGGTAAGTACAGCCTTACCGACCCTACCGAAACAGGACTGGATATAGGCAAAATGATCTTATCGCCTACCCGCACCTATGCGCCCGTTGTTCTACAAGTATTGGAAAAACATTTTGATGCCATACATGGCATTATCCACTGTAGTGGTGGCGGACAAAGTAAATGCCTGCACTATCTGCCCCAACCGCTCAGGGTTGTCAAAAACAACCTCTTACCCACCCCTCCTTTATTCAGAATGATACAGGAGTCGGCTGGAACAGATTGGCGCGAAATGTACCAGGTGTTCAATATGGGACAAAGGTTAGAACTGTTTACCGACAAGGATACAGCTGAAAGCATTATAGAAATTGCCCGTAGCTTTGGCATAGACGCCTGCATTTCAGGCTATGTAGAGGCTGCTGAAAAGAAAGAAGTGGTCATAGAAAGCCCGCACGGAACCTTTTCGTATGAATAA
- the recA gene encoding recombinase RecA — protein MAADDKLKVLKLALDKIEKDYGKGSVMMLGDKQKVNIDTISTGSLGLDVALGVGGFPRGRVIEIYGPESSGKTTIAIHTIAEAQKKGGICAIIDAEHAFDASYARKLGVDVDNLIISQPDYGEQALEIADRLISSGALDVVVIDSVAALVPKGELEGEMGDSKMGLQARLMSQALRKLTATINRTGCCCIFINQLREKIGVMFGNPETTTGGNALKFYASVRLDIRRISQIKDGDVASGNRTRVKVVKNKVAPPFRTVEFDIIFGQGISKVGEIIDMGVDLGILNKSGSWFSYGDAKIGQGREAVKTFMLDNPEMMAEVEGKIRTALQPVEE, from the coding sequence ATGGCTGCAGATGACAAATTAAAGGTTCTTAAGCTCGCTCTGGACAAGATCGAGAAGGATTACGGTAAAGGCTCGGTAATGATGCTGGGCGACAAGCAAAAGGTAAATATTGATACGATCAGCACGGGCAGTTTGGGATTAGACGTGGCTTTGGGTGTTGGTGGTTTCCCACGCGGGCGTGTTATAGAGATATACGGCCCCGAGTCTTCAGGTAAAACAACGATAGCGATACATACTATTGCCGAGGCACAGAAAAAGGGTGGTATCTGCGCAATAATAGATGCTGAACACGCTTTTGACGCCAGCTATGCCCGCAAACTGGGGGTGGATGTAGATAACCTCATCATTTCTCAGCCGGACTACGGTGAGCAGGCACTTGAGATAGCTGACAGGCTGATATCTTCAGGCGCACTGGACGTGGTGGTTATTGACTCTGTAGCCGCACTGGTACCTAAGGGAGAACTGGAAGGCGAAATGGGCGATAGTAAAATGGGCCTGCAGGCCAGGCTGATGAGCCAGGCGCTGCGTAAGCTTACGGCTACTATCAACCGTACGGGGTGCTGCTGTATCTTCATCAACCAGCTCAGGGAGAAGATAGGTGTGATGTTTGGCAATCCGGAAACCACAACGGGTGGTAATGCGCTGAAGTTCTACGCTTCTGTACGTTTAGACATTCGTAGAATAAGCCAGATAAAAGACGGTGATGTGGCCAGTGGTAACCGTACCCGTGTAAAGGTGGTGAAAAACAAGGTCGCACCGCCATTCCGCACGGTTGAGTTCGATATTATATTCGGACAGGGCATAAGCAAGGTGGGCGAGATAATAGATATGGGTGTAGACCTGGGTATACTGAACAAGAGCGGCTCATGGTTTAGCTACGGCGATGCCAAGATAGGCCAGGGCAGGGAAGCGGTTAAAACTTTCATGCTGGACAATCCTGAGATGATGGCAGAAGTAGAGGGCAAGATAAGGACTGCTTTGCAGCCGGTAGAAGAATAG
- the rpsG gene encoding 30S ribosomal protein S7 → MRKAQAKKIPLAPDPRFNDKMVTRFVNCLMWGGNKSVVLKAFYDAIDKVSKTTGEDGYEVWKKALANVTPAVEVRSRRIGGATFQIPAEVRPDRKISLSMKWLIRYSRERNGRTIADKLANEIVAASKGEGGAFKKKEDTHRMADANKAFSHFRI, encoded by the coding sequence ATGAGGAAGGCACAAGCTAAAAAAATACCTTTAGCACCAGATCCACGGTTCAATGACAAGATGGTAACCCGTTTTGTTAATTGTCTGATGTGGGGTGGTAACAAGAGCGTCGTATTGAAAGCATTCTACGACGCAATAGACAAAGTGAGCAAAACTACCGGCGAAGACGGTTACGAGGTTTGGAAAAAAGCCCTGGCCAATGTAACGCCTGCAGTTGAGGTTCGTAGCCGCCGTATTGGTGGTGCTACCTTCCAGATACCTGCGGAGGTTCGCCCTGATCGTAAGATCTCTCTGAGCATGAAGTGGTTGATCCGCTACAGCCGCGAGCGTAACGGCCGTACTATTGCCGACAAACTGGCTAACGAGATAGTAGCAGCCAGCAAGGGTGAAGGTGGTGCTTTTAAAAAGAAAGAAGATACACACCGTATGGCAGACGCGAACAAAGCGTTCTCTCACTTCAGGATCTAA
- a CDS encoding 30S ribosomal protein S12, which yields MPTIQQLVRKGRKQVVTKSKSRALDACPQRRGVCTRVYTTTPKKPNSALRKVAKVRLTNKIEVIAYIPGEGHNLQEHSIVLIRGGRVKDLPGVRYHIVRGALDTAGVKDRKQSRSKYGTKKAKEKK from the coding sequence ATGCCAACTATTCAACAATTAGTAAGAAAAGGCCGTAAGCAGGTTGTTACAAAGTCAAAATCGCGTGCTTTGGATGCATGTCCTCAGCGTCGTGGAGTTTGTACCCGTGTTTATACAACGACCCCAAAGAAACCGAACTCAGCACTGCGTAAAGTAGCTAAAGTTCGTTTGACGAATAAGATCGAGGTTATCGCCTACATTCCGGGTGAGGGCCACAACCTGCAGGAGCACAGTATCGTACTGATACGTGGTGGCAGGGTAAAAGACCTTCCGGGTGTACGTTACCACATCGTTCGTGGTGCGCTGGATACTGCGGGTGTTAAAGACCGTAAGCAGAGCCGCTCTAAGTACGGTACGAAGAAGGCAAAAGAAAAGAAATAA
- a CDS encoding DUF1772 domain-containing protein, whose product MARLIRFLNIIMAGLVSGVIFGIWLGYNPAGLSAPTYIEQQQSVIRALNVLMPILGLITIVLTLLSALGAKKDKGRYYMLLLATALLIVSGLTTKFGNQPINSIVMTWDMHAAPDNWMALRDKWWSFHIIRTTTAVIAFALIVWTSMRKEA is encoded by the coding sequence ATGGCAAGGTTGATCCGTTTTCTGAACATTATTATGGCCGGCCTTGTGTCCGGTGTTATTTTCGGCATATGGCTGGGTTATAATCCCGCCGGCTTGTCTGCCCCCACCTACATCGAGCAACAGCAGAGTGTGATACGCGCACTCAATGTATTGATGCCCATACTGGGGCTCATCACCATCGTGCTCACCCTGCTGTCGGCTCTGGGCGCCAAAAAAGACAAAGGACGATATTATATGCTGCTGCTCGCCACCGCATTGTTGATAGTGAGTGGTCTCACCACAAAATTCGGCAACCAACCCATCAACAGCATCGTAATGACATGGGATATGCATGCCGCCCCCGATAACTGGATGGCACTGAGAGATAAATGGTGGTCGTTCCACATCATCAGGACAACTACGGCTGTTATAGCCTTCGCACTCATTGTATGGACGAGCATGCGAAAAGAAGCATAG
- the rdgB gene encoding RdgB/HAM1 family non-canonical purine NTP pyrophosphatase: MKQSTLVIASNNAKKIKELRELLPEGFEVKGLKDIGFTDEIPEPHDSFAANAAEKAWTVHRFSGLNCFADDSGICVPALNGAPGVYSARYAGEPGDDDRNLRKLLADMEGITDRRAYYKAVICLVWEEKEYYFEGECHGTLATAPVGTGGFGYDPIFIPEGYTETFGTLPAEVKHGMSHRGKAMRQMISLIQKLKVSPDSYRG, translated from the coding sequence ATGAAACAAAGCACGCTGGTCATAGCATCCAACAACGCCAAGAAAATAAAGGAACTACGCGAGTTGTTGCCCGAAGGCTTCGAGGTAAAAGGACTGAAAGACATTGGCTTTACCGATGAGATACCCGAGCCCCACGACAGCTTTGCCGCCAATGCGGCAGAAAAGGCATGGACAGTGCACCGTTTCAGCGGCCTCAACTGTTTTGCCGACGATAGCGGCATATGCGTGCCTGCCCTCAACGGGGCGCCGGGCGTATACAGCGCCCGCTATGCCGGAGAACCAGGCGATGACGACCGCAACCTGCGAAAACTGCTCGCCGACATGGAGGGCATTACCGATCGCAGGGCATACTACAAAGCCGTAATATGCCTGGTGTGGGAGGAAAAGGAATATTACTTTGAGGGAGAATGCCACGGCACGCTGGCCACGGCTCCGGTAGGCACAGGCGGCTTCGGCTACGACCCCATTTTCATCCCCGAAGGCTACACCGAAACATTCGGCACCCTGCCTGCAGAAGTAAAGCACGGCATGAGCCACCGCGGCAAAGCCATGAGGCAAATGATAAGCTTAATTCAAAAATTAAAAGTGAGCCCCGATAGCTATCGGGGCTAA
- a CDS encoding Smr/MutS family protein, translated as MKFSIGDKILLKQTDEEGVVTAYINTDMVEVEVGGVVFPVHTDEIDHPYLKWFTQKKKQPAKKVIPEQLPVEKQKLRKPRLPKGIYLSFMPEYKLEEMEDIVDILKIYLLNETGREIQYRYEQTLRNDATFTHEGRLHAFGHVYLHSIEYDLMNDQPRFNWWLDDVHDADLAPASGSVRIKPQKLFQHIDELLTKNEPSFNYLLIEDFNVKVPEIEEKKIEMPKPTMRNPGSNIKPPMSKSQRDFTPDTIDLHIENLVDSTRGMSNADIITIQLHALQDHLRMVIRERQQRLMIIHGLGKGKLRDEVHRILSETLEVKSYDNSWHGGYGFGATEVWFEY; from the coding sequence ATGAAATTCTCAATAGGCGATAAAATATTACTGAAGCAGACCGACGAAGAGGGCGTTGTAACAGCCTATATCAATACCGATATGGTCGAGGTAGAAGTAGGAGGTGTGGTATTCCCCGTGCATACCGATGAGATAGACCACCCCTACCTGAAATGGTTCACGCAGAAGAAAAAGCAACCAGCAAAGAAAGTTATCCCCGAGCAGTTACCTGTAGAGAAACAGAAGCTACGCAAGCCGCGCCTGCCCAAAGGTATCTACCTGTCGTTCATGCCCGAGTACAAGCTGGAAGAGATGGAAGATATTGTGGACATCCTGAAGATATACCTGCTGAACGAAACAGGCCGTGAGATACAATACCGATACGAACAAACCCTCCGCAACGACGCCACCTTTACCCACGAAGGCAGGCTGCACGCCTTTGGCCATGTGTACCTGCATAGCATAGAATACGACCTGATGAACGACCAGCCGCGTTTCAACTGGTGGCTGGACGATGTGCACGACGCAGACCTGGCACCGGCCAGCGGGTCGGTGCGTATCAAACCACAAAAGCTGTTTCAGCATATTGATGAACTGCTCACGAAAAATGAGCCCTCGTTCAACTACCTGCTCATAGAAGATTTCAACGTCAAAGTACCGGAAATAGAAGAGAAAAAAATTGAGATGCCCAAACCCACAATGCGGAATCCGGGATCAAATATCAAACCTCCGATGTCTAAGTCCCAACGGGACTTTACTCCGGATACAATAGACTTGCATATAGAAAATTTAGTAGACAGCACCCGGGGCATGAGCAATGCGGATATTATTACCATTCAGTTACACGCCCTGCAAGACCATCTGCGTATGGTAATACGGGAGCGTCAGCAAAGGCTGATGATCATTCACGGGCTGGGAAAGGGCAAACTCCGTGACGAGGTGCACCGCATCCTCAGCGAAACCCTTGAAGTGAAAAGCTATGATAACAGCTGGCACGGAGGTTATGGCTTCGGCGCAACAGAGGTCTGGTTTGAATATTAA
- a CDS encoding PKD domain-containing protein, protein MKKAYRVLLLSVLVVVTNVLQAKTVKVLFIGNSYIYTNDIPLLIKQLAATNGDTLIYDQSTPGGYTLEQHCTNATTLAKIKAQAWDIVVLQEQSQKPAFPPSQVATDTYPYARTLDSLINDNNSCTETMFYMTWGRKNGDASNCQFYPPICTYLGMQASLRESYLQMAHDNSAITAPVGAAWKVVRDSLPNLDLYISDESHPNINGGYLSACVFYASIFHKSPYGNTFTSTLSATDAERIQHFAAKVTLDSIDKWTQYGDYVYADFTNSITAPNIRAFQNKSLKASSYKWDFGDTNTDMMANPSHTYAQAGIYTVTLSASNNCFKEQKSDTVHIGNVSVNSIDIVAGDVTVSQQGGGQVTLHIPAGYQSLQIHNISGAKVAQKPLNGESATLTYQLAPGTYIYTVDGIQRQGGKILVR, encoded by the coding sequence ATGAAGAAAGCTTACAGGGTTTTATTGCTGTCTGTTCTCGTGGTAGTAACCAATGTTTTACAGGCCAAAACGGTTAAAGTACTTTTTATCGGCAACAGCTATATTTATACTAATGATATTCCATTGCTGATAAAACAACTGGCCGCAACCAATGGCGATACGCTTATTTACGATCAGAGTACGCCCGGCGGTTATACATTGGAGCAACATTGTACCAATGCTACAACACTTGCAAAGATAAAAGCACAGGCATGGGATATCGTCGTACTGCAGGAGCAAAGTCAGAAGCCCGCCTTCCCCCCATCGCAGGTAGCAACAGACACCTATCCATATGCAAGAACATTAGATAGCCTGATCAATGACAATAACAGCTGTACCGAAACCATGTTTTACATGACATGGGGCCGCAAGAACGGTGATGCAAGCAACTGCCAGTTTTATCCACCGATATGCACCTATCTTGGCATGCAGGCCAGCCTGCGCGAGAGCTACCTGCAGATGGCGCATGACAACAGCGCAATAACTGCCCCCGTAGGCGCAGCCTGGAAAGTGGTTCGCGATAGCCTGCCCAATCTCGACCTGTATATTTCTGACGAGTCGCACCCGAATATCAACGGTGGTTACCTGTCTGCCTGCGTGTTTTATGCTTCTATTTTTCATAAAAGCCCGTATGGCAATACGTTTACATCTACACTTTCTGCTACAGACGCGGAGCGCATACAACACTTTGCCGCAAAAGTGACTTTGGACAGCATTGATAAATGGACCCAGTACGGCGACTATGTGTATGCCGATTTTACCAATAGTATCACCGCTCCCAATATCCGTGCATTTCAGAATAAGTCGCTTAAGGCCAGCAGTTATAAGTGGGACTTCGGCGATACGAATACTGATATGATGGCCAACCCTTCGCATACTTATGCACAGGCGGGTATATATACTGTAACGCTGAGTGCGTCCAACAATTGTTTCAAAGAGCAGAAGAGCGACACTGTGCATATAGGTAATGTAAGCGTCAACTCTATTGATATTGTAGCCGGAGATGTAACCGTTTCCCAACAGGGCGGTGGACAGGTTACGCTGCACATACCGGCGGGCTATCAATCGTTGCAGATACATAATATAAGCGGCGCAAAAGTGGCGCAAAAACCCCTGAACGGCGAAAGTGCCACACTGACTTACCAGCTTGCTCCCGGTACCTACATCTACACTGTAGACGGTATACAGCGACAGGGTGGTAAAATACTGGTGAGGTAA
- a CDS encoding phosphoribosylpyrophosphate synthetase has protein sequence MDNTMDTLSQVMEQLRKEGYTEDFNIEKNCLVCREGKFKVFHDEFVIDKFYRFEGDSNPEDEATLYAISSTKHDIKGVLVNGAGIYTDDITNELLESLRINR, from the coding sequence ATGGATAACACAATGGATACACTATCGCAGGTAATGGAGCAACTGCGTAAAGAAGGATATACAGAAGATTTTAATATAGAGAAGAACTGCCTGGTATGCAGAGAGGGAAAGTTTAAGGTTTTTCATGATGAATTCGTGATTGACAAATTTTACCGCTTTGAAGGTGATAGTAATCCTGAAGATGAAGCAACTTTATATGCAATTTCTTCAACCAAACACGACATTAAGGGTGTCTTAGTAAACGGAGCTGGTATTTACACCGACGATATCACCAACGAATTGCTTGAATCGCTCCGTATAAACAGGTAA